The following proteins are co-located in the Hevea brasiliensis isolate MT/VB/25A 57/8 chromosome 11, ASM3005281v1, whole genome shotgun sequence genome:
- the LOC110647026 gene encoding WD-40 repeat-containing protein MSI4 produces MEPQVVKKRGRKPKPKDEKDQQQQSAGKMKEGKKIQQPSVDEKYTQWKSLVPVLYDWLANHNLVWPSLSCRWGPQLEQATYKNRQRLYLSEQTDGSVPNTLVIANCEVVKPRVAAAEHISQFNEEARSPFVKKYKTIIHPGEVNRIRELPQNSRIVATHTDSPDVLIWDVEAQPNRHAVLGATNSRPDLILTGHQDNAEFALAMCPTEPFVLSGGKDKSVVLWSIQDHITASATDPATAKSPGSGGSIIKKAGNGNDKAADSPVGPRGIYRGHEDTVEDVTFCPSSAQEFCSVGDDSCLILWDARVGSSPAVKVEKAHNADLHCVDWNPHDDNLILTGSADNSVRMFDRRNLTSNGVGTPVHKFEGHKAAVLCVQWSPDKSSVFGSSAEDGLLNIWDYEKVGKKVERPTRAPSSPAGLFFQHAGHRDKVVDFHWNAFDPWTIVSVSDDCDTTGGGGTLQIWRMSDLIYRPEDEVLAELEKFKSHVIACASKP; encoded by the exons ATGGAGCCTCAAGTCGTGAAAAAGAGAGGCCGTAAGCCCAAGCCTAAAGACGAGAAAGATCAGCAGCAGCAGAGTGCTGGCAAAATGAAGGAAGGAAAGAAGATTCAGCAGCCTTCTGTCGACGAGAAGTACACTCAATGGAAGTCTTTGGTTCCAGTTCTCTACGACTGGCTCGCTAACCATAATCTCGTTTGGCCCTCTCTTTCTTGCCG GTGGGGTCCGCAGCTTGAGCAAGCTACTTACAAGAATCGCCAACGTCTCTACCTTTCTGAGCAG ACTGATGGTAGTGTTCCAAATACTTTGGTTATTGCAAATTGTGAAGTTGTCAAGCCTAGAGTTGCTGCTGCAGAGCACATTTCTCAG TTTAATGAAGAAGCACGCTCTCCATTTGTGAAGAAGTACAAGACCATCATACACCCTGGAGAG GTGAACAGAATCAGAGAACTCCCCCAGAATAGTAGGATAGTGGCCACTCATACTGACAGCCCTGAT GTTCTCATATGGGATGTTGAAGCACAGCCTAATCGCCATGCTGTTCTTGGAGCTACAAATTCTCGCCCAGATTTG ATTTTGACTGGACATCAAGATAATGCTGAATTTGCTCTTGCAATGTGCCCAACTGAACCCTTTGTGCTTTCTGGAG GGAAGGACAAGTCAGTAGTTTTGTGGAGTATCCAGGACCATATAACAGCATCTGCTACTGACCCAGCAACAGCGAAGTCTCCTGGATCTGGAGGATCAATCATTAAAAAGGCTGGGAATGGCAATGATAAAGCTGCTGACAGTCCTGTGGGACCACGAGGTATCTACCGGGGGCATGAGGATACAGTAGAAGATGTGACATTCTGCCCATCCAG TGCACAGGAGTTCTGTAGTGTAGGAGATGATTCTTGCCTTATATTATGGGATGCTCGAGTTGGCTCTAGTCCAGCTGTGAAG GTTGAAAAGGCACACAATGCTGATCTTCACTGTGTTGATTGGAATCCTCATGATGATAACCTTATTTTAACTGG GTCAGCAGATAATTCTGTTCGCATGTTTGATCGGCGGAATCTCACTTCTAATGGAGTTGGGACACCTGTCCATAAGTTTGAGGGTCACAAAGCTGCTGTTCTTTGTGTACAG TGGTCTCCAGATAAGTCATCTGTGTTTGGAAGTTCTGCAGAAGATGGTCTCCTCAATATTTGGGATTATGAGAAG GTTGGTAAGAAGGTAGAGCGGCCAACTAGAGCCCCAAGTTCTCCTGCAGGATTGTTTTTCCAGCATGCTGGGCACAG GGATAAAGTTGTTGACTTCCATTGGAACGCATTTGATCCTTGGACGATCGTTAGCGTGTCAGATGACTGTGATACCACTGGAGGAGGGGGAACATTACAG ATATGGCGTATGAGTGATTTGATCTATAGGCCGGAAGATGAGGTTTTGGCAGAGCTTGAGAAGTTCAAGTCGCATGTGATTGCATGTGCTTCTAAGCCTTGA
- the LOC110647025 gene encoding transmembrane 9 superfamily member 7, with translation MASPVLLLLFVVPLLLSSVVHSFYLPGVAPRDFQTGDPLHVKVNKLSSTKTQLPYHYYFLNYCKPPKIINSAENLGEVLRGDRIENSVYFFKMRMELFCQVACRVTLDAESAGSFKEKIDDQYRVNMILDNLPVAVLSQSQLYEHGFPVGFKSREDKYFINNHLSFKVKYHVDPVTDSARIVGFEVNPISINHEYKNWDENNTRLTTCNSQIQDNAVTEQIAIGEEIVFTYDVSFESSEIKWASRWDTYLLMNDSQIHWFSIINSLIIVLFLSGMVAMIMMRTLYKDITSYNQLDTQDEALEETGWKLVHGDVFRPPPNSSLLCVYAGTGIQVLGMTLVAMIFALLGFLSPANRGGLMTAMVLLWVFMGLFAGYSSARLYKMFKGTQWKRVTLKTAFTFPAILFTIYFVLNALIWGEKSSGAVPFGTMFALVFLWFGISVPLVFIGSFVGFRKPAIEDPVKTKKIPRQIPLQTWYTKPIFCILIGGILPFGAVFIELFFMLTSIWLNQFYYMFGFIFLVFIILIITCVEITIVLCYFQLCNEDYNWWWRSYLTAGSSALYLFLYSVFYFFTKLEITKLVSGILYLGYMLIGSYTFFVLTGSTGFYGCLWFVRKIYSSVKID, from the exons ATGGCTTCTCCTgttctccttcttctttttgttgtccctCTGCTGCTATCATCTGTCGTCCACTCTTTCTATCTCCCTGGGGTTGCACCTCGCGATTTCCAAACG GGAGATCCTCTCCATGTCAAGGTTAACAAGCTCTCCTCCACCAAGACACAGCTTCCGTATCATTACTATTTTCTCAACTACTGTAAGCCTCCAAAAATTATCAACAGCGCTGAAAATCTTGGAGAAGTTCTTCGAGGCGATCGCATTGAGAATTCTGTCTACTTT TTTAAAATGAGAATGGAACTGTTCTGCCAAGTCGCCTGTCGGGTAACGCTAGATGCCGAATCTGCCGGGAGTTTCAAGGAGAAGATTGATGATCAGTATCGTGTTAACAT GATTCTGGACAACCTTCCCGTTGCGGTTCTTAGCCAATCACAACTTTATGAGCATGGGTTTCCAGTTGGGTTCAAA AGCAGAGAGGATAAATATTTTATCAATAACCATCTGAGCTTCAAAGTCAAGTATCATGTGGATCCTGTCACTGATTCTGCTCGCATTGTTGGTTTTGAAGTCAATCCAATCAG TATTAACCATGAGTACAAGAATTGGGATGAGAACAACACTCGGTTGACAACATGCAATTCCCAAATTCAGGATAATGCTGTTACAGAACAGATAGCTATTGGTGAAGAGATTGTGTTTACATATGATGTCTCCTTTGAG TCCAGCGAAATCAAATGGGCTTCGCGCTGGGACACGTACCTTCTTATGAACGACAGTCAGATTCATTGGTTCTCCATTATTAACTCTTTAATTATTGTTCTGTTTCTTTCGGGCATGGTTGCCATGATTATGATGAGAACACTCTACAAGGACATTACAAGCTACAATCAGCTGGATACCCAAGATGAGGCCTTGGAAGAAACAGGCTGGAAATTAGTTCATGGGGATGTTTTCCGTCCGCCTCCTAATTCCAGTTTATTGTGTGTGTATGCTGGGACAGGCATCCAAGTTTTGGGAATGACTCTTGTCGCAATGATTTTTGCATTGTTGGGTTTCCTCTCACCGGCCAACCGTGGTGGCCTGATGACAGCCATGGTCCTTTTATGGGTTTTCATGGGCTTATTTGCAGGATACTCGTCAGCTCGTTTGTACAAGATGTTCAAAGGCACACAGTGGAAGAGGGTCACCTTGAAAACAGCCTTCACATTCCCTGCTATACTTTTTACCATTTACTTTGTACTGAATGCACTAATTTGGGGTGAGAAATCTTCTGGAGCAGTTCCTTTTGGAACAATGTTTGCTCTGGTGTTCTTGTGGTTTGGGATATCAGTGCCATTGGTTTTCATTGGCAGTTTTGTGGGTTTCAGAAAGCCAGCAATTGAAGATCCTGTCAAAACTAAAAAAATCCCAAGGCAGATTCCTTTGCAGACATGGTATACAAAACCAATATTCTGCATTCTTATTGGAGGCATACTTCCATTTGGAGCAGTGTTCATTGAGCTATTCTTCATGTTGACATCTATATGGCTAAACCAGTTCTATTACATGTTCGGTTTCATCTTCCTAGTCTTTATTATACTAATAATCACTTGTGTTGAGATAACAATCGTGCTCTGCTACTTTCAGCTATGCAATGAAGATTATAACTGGTGGTGGAGATCCTACTTGACTGCAGGTTCTTCTGCTCTCTACCTCTTCCTATACTCGGTCTTCTATTTCTTCACCAAGTTGGAAATTACAAAGCTGGTTTCTGGCATTCTTTACTTGGGGTACATGTTAATTGGATCATACACCTTCTTTGTCTTAACTGGGTCAACTGGTTTCTATGGATGCTTGTGGTTTGTGAGGAAGATCTACTCTTCTGTGAAGATTGACTAG
- the LOC110651617 gene encoding uncharacterized protein LOC110651617: protein MAPKPITSPVPDSWYPTLSVSMLAIGLVITASFFIYEATSSKRNRSLAKELTTGALASFFLGFGSLFLLLASGIYV from the exons ATG GCTCCAAAACCGATCACGAGCCCCGTGCCTGACTCATGGTATCCAACCCTATCCGTCTCTATGCTTGCGATTGGCCTCGTGATCACTGCTTCCTTCTTCAT CTATGAAGCAACCTCATCTAAGCGAAATCGCAGTCTTGCCAAGGAGCTTACAACAGGAGCATTGGCATCTTTCTTTCTG GGTTTCGGGTCCTTGTTCCTGCTGCTTGCTTCTGGTATTTATGTTTAG